One segment of Phaeacidiphilus oryzae TH49 DNA contains the following:
- a CDS encoding MFS transporter has translation MSEQSPPQASGHRRRAAVASTVGTAIEWYDFFLYGTAAALVFPHVFFPSHAQYTGVLASFATQFVGFAARPLGAAVFGHFGDRVGRKSTLIITLLLMGLGTALMGVLPGYDSIGLGAPILLVVLRIVQGLGVGGEWGGSVLLSMEWGKSGRRGLMASWPQLGVPIGLLVSTAMVRWMSSATGGNFVHWGWRIPFLASVVLVAIGLYVRLRVLESPAFDRLKEERTVVRQPLWEVIRRQPREILTAAFVRMSEQAPFYIFITFVLTYGTEHLAYSRNQLLNDTLVAAAVGLFTVPFCGYLSDRFGRRLIYGIGILCTALFTFPYFGLLDTQKTGMALLAIVVSLIFHDIQYGPQAALIAEGFGANVRYSGAGLGYQLASVIAGGPAPLIAVAILDGTGSSTWISVYIIGCCVCSAIALWLIPHRDTSAPPAANLVEQRAQEPPAAPATATAE, from the coding sequence ATGTCCGAGCAGTCACCCCCGCAAGCGTCCGGACACCGTCGGCGCGCAGCGGTCGCGAGCACCGTCGGCACCGCGATCGAGTGGTACGACTTCTTCCTTTACGGCACCGCCGCGGCACTGGTCTTCCCGCACGTCTTCTTTCCCTCGCACGCGCAGTACACCGGCGTCCTCGCCTCCTTCGCCACCCAGTTCGTGGGCTTCGCCGCCCGGCCCCTCGGTGCCGCGGTGTTCGGGCACTTCGGCGACCGGGTCGGCCGGAAGTCCACACTGATCATCACCCTGCTGCTGATGGGCCTGGGCACCGCGCTGATGGGGGTGCTGCCCGGCTACGACTCGATCGGCCTGGGCGCCCCGATCCTGCTGGTGGTGCTGCGGATCGTGCAGGGGCTCGGCGTGGGCGGCGAGTGGGGCGGCTCGGTGCTCCTCTCCATGGAATGGGGCAAGAGCGGCCGGCGGGGGCTGATGGCGAGCTGGCCCCAACTCGGGGTCCCCATCGGCCTGCTGGTGTCCACCGCGATGGTCCGCTGGATGTCCTCGGCCACCGGCGGGAACTTCGTCCACTGGGGCTGGCGGATCCCGTTCCTGGCCAGTGTGGTACTGGTGGCGATCGGCCTCTACGTCCGGCTGCGGGTGCTGGAGAGCCCCGCCTTCGACCGGCTCAAGGAGGAGCGCACGGTCGTCCGCCAGCCGCTGTGGGAGGTGATCCGGCGTCAGCCGCGGGAGATCCTCACCGCCGCCTTCGTCCGGATGTCGGAGCAGGCGCCGTTCTACATCTTCATCACCTTCGTCCTCACCTACGGCACCGAGCACCTCGCCTACAGCCGCAACCAGCTGCTCAACGACACCCTGGTGGCGGCCGCCGTCGGCCTCTTCACGGTGCCGTTCTGCGGCTACCTCTCGGACCGGTTCGGGCGCCGGCTGATCTACGGGATCGGCATCCTCTGCACCGCGCTCTTCACCTTCCCGTACTTCGGCCTCCTGGACACCCAGAAGACCGGGATGGCGCTGCTCGCCATCGTGGTCTCGCTGATCTTCCACGACATCCAGTACGGGCCGCAGGCGGCGCTGATCGCGGAGGGCTTCGGGGCCAACGTCCGCTACAGCGGTGCCGGTCTCGGCTACCAGCTGGCCTCGGTGATCGCGGGCGGACCGGCGCCGCTGATCGCGGTGGCGATCCTGGACGGCACCGGTTCGAGCACCTGGATCAGCGTCTACATCATCGGCTGCTGCGTCTGCTCCG
- a CDS encoding MFS transporter, which produces MTGSDPAGPRDIGRRRWLMLALGLASQAAACVFIYGVPYLVPELRAAERLSLAQSGTVVAAPTVGLVVALIAWGAAADRYGERVVLTAGLGLATAALLAGLAVHGAVLLWVVFFLAGAAGACVSAASGRVVMGWFSARERGLAMGIRQTATPLGMGVAAVAVPPLAAGHGVHGALLFTAVLTAAVTVAVGLWVVDPPRAAERGRAAEAPRPASPYRSTPALWRIHGSSALLVWPQFTVSAFGLVYLVDVEHWDAAGAGRLMAVGQLLGALGRIAVGRWSDRVGSRLRPIRRLAVANAVLMAGLAVSGLGPSWLSIGLLVAACGLTAGTNGLAFTSTAELAGPEWAGRALGVQNTGQNLTASLTPPLAGELIGAAGYPPAFALAAVFAAAAAFVTPSDRGLRPGYGRVSCQETPKRSFTQPNLRLKP; this is translated from the coding sequence ATGACCGGGTCCGATCCGGCGGGTCCGCGGGACATCGGGCGGAGGCGCTGGCTGATGCTCGCCCTCGGCCTCGCCTCACAGGCCGCGGCCTGCGTGTTCATCTACGGAGTGCCGTATCTGGTACCGGAGTTGCGGGCGGCCGAGCGGCTCTCCCTGGCCCAGTCCGGCACGGTGGTCGCGGCCCCGACGGTCGGGCTGGTGGTCGCCCTGATCGCCTGGGGCGCGGCGGCCGACCGGTACGGCGAGCGGGTGGTGCTGACCGCCGGACTCGGGCTGGCGACGGCGGCGCTGCTGGCCGGCCTGGCGGTGCACGGGGCCGTCCTGCTGTGGGTGGTCTTCTTCCTGGCCGGCGCGGCCGGGGCGTGCGTCTCCGCGGCCAGCGGGCGGGTGGTGATGGGCTGGTTCTCGGCCCGGGAACGCGGGCTGGCGATGGGCATCCGGCAGACCGCCACCCCGCTGGGGATGGGCGTCGCCGCCGTCGCCGTACCGCCGCTGGCGGCCGGGCACGGGGTGCACGGGGCGCTGCTCTTCACCGCCGTGCTGACCGCGGCGGTGACGGTGGCCGTCGGGCTGTGGGTGGTCGACCCGCCGCGGGCGGCGGAGCGGGGGCGGGCGGCCGAGGCGCCCAGGCCCGCCTCCCCCTACCGGAGCACCCCGGCGCTGTGGCGGATCCACGGGTCCAGCGCGCTGCTGGTCTGGCCGCAGTTCACGGTCAGCGCCTTCGGGCTGGTCTACCTGGTCGACGTGGAGCACTGGGACGCGGCCGGCGCGGGCCGGCTGATGGCGGTCGGCCAACTGCTGGGCGCGCTGGGGCGGATCGCGGTGGGCAGGTGGTCCGACCGGGTCGGCAGCCGGCTGCGGCCGATCCGCCGGCTGGCCGTGGCCAACGCGGTGCTGATGGCCGGGCTCGCGGTGTCCGGGCTCGGGCCGTCCTGGCTGTCCATCGGGCTGCTGGTGGCCGCCTGCGGGCTGACCGCCGGGACCAACGGGCTGGCCTTCACCTCCACCGCCGAGCTGGCCGGTCCGGAGTGGGCGGGGCGGGCGCTCGGGGTCCAGAACACCGGCCAGAACCTGACCGCCTCGCTGACGCCGCCGCTGGCCGGCGAGCTGATCGGTGCCGCCGGGTATCCGCCGGCCTTCGCCCTGGCGGCGGTGTTCGCGGCGGCCGCCGCCTTCGTCACCCCGTCCGACCGCGGGCTGCGGCCCGGTTACGGCAGGGTGAGCTGCCAGGAGACGCCGAAGCGGTCGTTCACCCAGCCGAACCTGCGGCTGAAGCCGTAG
- a CDS encoding VOC family protein, protein MAAAPAQKITTFLMFEGRAEEAMTFYLSLFEDAEMIDITRYGAEGPGPEGSVLHAVFALAGQRFMAIDSHVHHEFGFTPSMSLWVECADEAEIDRLYAALSEGGQALMPIGSYGFSRRFGWVNDRFGVSWQLTLP, encoded by the coding sequence ATGGCCGCCGCACCAGCGCAGAAGATCACCACCTTCCTGATGTTCGAGGGCAGGGCGGAGGAGGCGATGACCTTCTACCTGTCGCTCTTCGAGGACGCCGAGATGATCGACATCACCCGCTACGGCGCCGAGGGACCCGGCCCCGAGGGCAGCGTGCTGCATGCCGTCTTCGCCCTCGCCGGCCAGCGGTTCATGGCCATCGACAGCCACGTCCACCACGAGTTCGGCTTCACCCCGTCGATGTCGCTCTGGGTCGAGTGCGCCGACGAGGCCGAGATCGACCGGCTGTACGCGGCCCTCTCCGAGGGCGGCCAGGCGCTGATGCCGATCGGCTCCTACGGCTTCAGCCGCAGGTTCGGCTGGGTGAACGACCGCTTCGGCGTCTCCTGGCAGCTCACCCTGCCGTAA
- a CDS encoding copper chaperone PCu(A)C: MRRPSPDDSAAWTDLSALSLDELEAEAERLERAAARRRAGRARRALLWQAPVLALAAVLLLVWGRLPGSDASASAVATPPSAATRPVISLSQAHLDAPARPGAPAYAYVTIRNEGGVADRLVNATTPWAAAVAVQGTGGSPWLTIPPHSTVTLRATAARLALTHLKRTPRPGDTVQIDLAFATSGTVYTFSPVGPASSLTVHAVMEAMKHMDELPPANGD; this comes from the coding sequence ATGCGCAGGCCGTCCCCCGACGACTCGGCAGCCTGGACCGACCTCTCGGCCCTCTCCCTCGACGAGCTGGAGGCGGAGGCCGAGCGGCTGGAGCGGGCGGCGGCCCGCCGCCGCGCGGGCCGGGCCCGGCGCGCCCTGCTCTGGCAGGCGCCGGTGCTGGCCCTGGCCGCCGTCCTCCTCCTCGTCTGGGGACGGCTGCCGGGCTCGGACGCCTCCGCCTCGGCGGTCGCGACCCCGCCGAGCGCGGCCACCCGCCCGGTGATCTCGCTCAGCCAGGCCCATCTGGACGCCCCGGCCCGCCCCGGCGCCCCGGCCTACGCGTACGTCACCATCCGCAACGAGGGCGGTGTGGCCGACCGCCTGGTCAACGCCACCACCCCGTGGGCCGCCGCGGTCGCCGTCCAGGGCACCGGCGGCAGCCCCTGGCTGACCATTCCGCCGCACTCCACGGTCACCCTCCGGGCCACCGCGGCCCGCCTGGCCCTCACCCATCTGAAGCGCACCCCGCGGCCCGGCGACACCGTCCAGATCGACCTCGCCTTCGCCACCTCCGGCACCGTCTACACCTTCTCCCCGGTGGGCCCCGCCTCCTCGCTGACCGTCCACGCGGTCATGGAGGCCATGAAGCATATGGACGAACTCCCGCCGGCGAACGGCGACTGA
- a CDS encoding alpha/beta fold hydrolase: MAAADGVPAGRTVVLVHGAWHSPWSWHRVVEELDGDGIPSTTVDLPSCRSGPDGAPLGDLHADAAEIRRTLDAYRDVVLVAHSYGGIPATEAAAGHPAVRHLVYVCAYMADEGETLVGYAVPDPGPDILDPPADLEFGEDGTVTVKPERAATLFCADLDPAAAAEAVRHLRPMSATVLRQSPNAVAWRTIPSTYVLTGRDNATPTPVQRELSVRAGQVHELPDSSHSPFLSHPKTVAEIIAIAAGY; encoded by the coding sequence ATGGCCGCCGCCGATGGCGTTCCCGCCGGCCGCACCGTGGTGCTCGTCCACGGCGCCTGGCACAGCCCCTGGTCCTGGCACCGCGTGGTCGAGGAGCTGGACGGCGACGGCATCCCCTCCACCACCGTGGACCTGCCCAGCTGCCGCAGCGGTCCGGACGGCGCCCCGCTGGGCGACCTCCACGCGGACGCCGCCGAGATCCGCCGCACCCTCGACGCCTACCGGGACGTCGTGCTGGTCGCCCACTCCTACGGCGGCATCCCCGCGACCGAGGCCGCGGCCGGCCACCCCGCCGTCCGCCACCTCGTCTACGTCTGCGCCTACATGGCCGACGAGGGCGAGACACTGGTCGGCTACGCGGTGCCCGACCCGGGGCCGGACATCCTCGATCCGCCCGCCGACCTCGAGTTCGGCGAGGACGGCACGGTGACGGTGAAGCCCGAGCGGGCGGCCACCCTCTTCTGCGCCGACCTCGACCCGGCCGCCGCCGCGGAGGCGGTCCGCCATCTGCGGCCGATGTCGGCCACCGTGCTCCGCCAGTCCCCGAACGCCGTCGCCTGGCGGACGATCCCCTCGACGTATGTGCTGACCGGCCGGGACAACGCGACGCCGACGCCGGTGCAGCGCGAGCTCTCGGTCCGCGCCGGCCAGGTCCACGAGCTGCCGGACTCCAGCCACTCGCCCTTCCTCTCGCACCCCAAGACCGTCGCCGAGATCATCGCCATCGCCGCCGGCTACTGA
- a CDS encoding cation diffusion facilitator family transporter has protein sequence MAHREHPDHKDGPAGHGEAGHAGHAGHAHGVSADADRRYLLGALSLIVLYMLAEVAAGLAAHSLALLSDAGHMLTDAASIALALLAMRLAARPARGRWTYGLKRAEILSAQINGITLLVLVVLFVIEAVRRLIEPPAVQGGLVLATSLAGIAVNIGAAWLLSRANRTSLNVEGAFQHILNDLWAFIATAASGLVVMLTGFARADAIASLIVAALMLRAGYALVGESWKIFLEGAPAGLEPARVGSALAAVPGVVEVHDLHIWTITSGFPALSAHVLVSPGLDCHAVRQRLEHTLRDELHIDHTTLQVDHAAPRLLTVGEVPPDDAPGPEDSPGAGDGAGDHCPAPHGETHRSS, from the coding sequence GTGGCCCACCGAGAACACCCCGACCACAAGGACGGCCCCGCCGGGCACGGCGAGGCCGGGCACGCCGGGCACGCCGGCCATGCGCACGGCGTCTCCGCCGACGCCGACCGGCGCTACCTCCTCGGCGCCCTCTCCCTGATCGTCCTCTACATGCTGGCCGAGGTCGCCGCCGGCCTCGCCGCCCACTCGCTGGCGCTGCTCTCCGACGCCGGCCACATGCTCACCGACGCCGCCTCGATCGCCCTCGCCCTCCTCGCCATGCGGCTCGCCGCCCGCCCCGCGCGCGGCCGCTGGACGTACGGCCTCAAGCGGGCGGAGATCCTCTCCGCGCAGATCAACGGGATCACCCTGCTGGTGCTCGTGGTCCTCTTCGTGATCGAGGCGGTGCGCCGGCTGATCGAGCCGCCGGCCGTGCAGGGCGGCCTCGTGCTGGCCACCTCGCTGGCCGGGATCGCGGTCAACATCGGCGCCGCCTGGCTGCTCTCCCGCGCCAACCGCACCAGCCTCAACGTCGAGGGCGCCTTCCAGCACATCCTCAACGACCTCTGGGCCTTCATCGCCACCGCCGCCTCCGGTCTGGTGGTCATGCTGACCGGCTTCGCCCGGGCCGACGCGATCGCCTCCCTGATCGTCGCCGCGCTGATGCTGCGGGCCGGCTACGCCCTGGTCGGTGAGTCATGGAAGATCTTCCTCGAGGGCGCGCCCGCGGGCCTGGAACCGGCCCGGGTGGGCTCCGCGCTGGCCGCCGTGCCGGGCGTGGTCGAGGTCCACGACCTGCACATCTGGACCATCACCTCGGGCTTCCCCGCGCTCTCCGCCCACGTCCTGGTCTCCCCCGGGCTGGACTGCCACGCGGTGCGCCAGCGCCTGGAGCACACCCTTCGGGACGAGCTGCACATCGACCACACGACCCTTCAGGTCGACCACGCCGCCCCGCGCCTCCTCACCGTCGGCGAGGTCCCCCCGGACGACGCCCCCGGCCCGGAGGACTCCCCCGGCGCGGGCGACGGCGCCGGCGACCACTGCCCGGCCCCGCACGGGGAGACCCACCGCTCCTCCTGA
- a CDS encoding FHA domain-containing protein, whose amino-acid sequence MIVDTQAGPHTLVPGRTHSVGRDPASDIVLSDSRVSWQHARIEPDPAGGPGADAWVLTDLSSTNGTFVARRPVHRVPVPPGSVVRLGSGVDGPRLRFRTGAAAGAEAPAGAGSPPTVAVGPPGPDHDLDHDLDAASEPGLPAPDLVGARGPSMVLDLGQAAPVLRIGRAPDNDLVVADLIASRHHAELRRTPEGGYEIADLDSHNGTYVNGARIQRRTPIGPADTVGIAHSSFRLVGDRLEEFVDTGEVTFTARALTVRVGKGERQKVLLDRVSLAMPEKSLVAVVGPSGSGKSTLLRALTGYRPADSGEVRYDGRDLYADYAELRQRIGLVPQDDILHAPLTVRRALLFAARLRFPGDTDEAERERRVDEVLAGLALTERAGNRITALSGGQRKRVSVALELLTKPSLIFLDEPTSGLDPGLDRQVMTMLRGLADEGRTVAVVTHSVANLHLCDRVLVLAPGGRTAYFGPPEEALRFFGRPDWADVFQDFDAFPDLDWAERYRGSIHYQMFAADIEAQTPSPPRSGGPGGASGGPGRSAGAAPARVAAHPPKPQSWPAQTATLTRRYCAVIAADRGYVGLLVALPLIMGLLALAVPAATGFGPASQAGVAPGCAPNRNTDAVSVLLVLAIGACLTGTANAVRELVKERVIYERERATGLSRSAYLTSKVLVLGVVTALQGLLLAVIGLFGRRMPAHGLRVQPAEAELVLAVVVLAVVSMLIGLVISSVVATAEKTMPLLVLVTVCQVVFTGTVFPVFNQVGLAQLAWLSPSRWAVAAQAATIDLRRIGPPVDPAHPSSVDPLWAHTAGQWTADAAVLLVLGLGFALLTSRLLRRHEPAVMRRR is encoded by the coding sequence ATGATCGTCGACACCCAGGCGGGGCCGCACACACTGGTCCCCGGCCGCACCCACTCCGTCGGCCGCGACCCCGCGTCCGACATCGTGCTCAGCGACTCGCGCGTCTCCTGGCAGCACGCGCGGATCGAACCCGATCCGGCCGGCGGCCCGGGCGCCGACGCCTGGGTCCTCACCGATCTGTCCAGCACCAACGGCACCTTCGTCGCCCGCCGCCCGGTGCACCGCGTCCCCGTGCCGCCAGGGTCGGTGGTCCGGCTCGGCTCCGGCGTCGACGGCCCGCGCCTCCGCTTCCGTACCGGGGCCGCGGCGGGCGCCGAGGCCCCGGCGGGCGCCGGTTCGCCGCCCACCGTCGCCGTCGGACCCCCCGGGCCCGACCACGACCTGGACCACGACCTCGACGCCGCGTCGGAGCCCGGCCTGCCGGCCCCCGACCTGGTCGGCGCCCGCGGCCCCAGCATGGTCCTGGACCTCGGCCAGGCCGCCCCCGTGCTGCGGATCGGCCGCGCCCCGGACAACGACCTGGTGGTCGCCGACCTGATCGCCTCCCGCCACCACGCCGAGCTCCGCCGCACCCCCGAGGGCGGCTACGAGATCGCCGACCTGGACAGCCACAACGGCACCTACGTCAACGGCGCCCGGATCCAGCGCAGGACCCCGATCGGCCCGGCCGACACGGTCGGCATCGCCCACTCCTCCTTCCGCCTGGTCGGCGACCGCCTGGAGGAGTTCGTCGACACCGGCGAGGTCACCTTCACCGCCCGGGCCCTCACCGTCCGGGTCGGCAAGGGTGAGCGGCAGAAGGTGCTGCTGGACCGGGTGAGCCTGGCCATGCCCGAGAAGTCGCTGGTCGCCGTGGTCGGCCCGTCCGGCTCCGGGAAGTCCACCCTGCTCCGCGCCCTCACCGGCTACCGCCCCGCCGACTCCGGCGAGGTCCGCTACGACGGCCGCGACCTGTACGCCGACTACGCCGAGCTCCGCCAGCGGATCGGGCTCGTCCCCCAGGACGACATCCTCCACGCCCCGTTGACGGTCCGCCGGGCGTTGCTCTTCGCCGCCCGGCTGCGCTTCCCCGGCGACACCGACGAGGCCGAGCGGGAGCGCCGGGTCGACGAGGTGCTCGCCGGCCTCGCCCTCACCGAGCGGGCCGGCAACCGGATCACCGCACTCTCCGGCGGCCAGCGCAAGCGGGTGTCGGTCGCCCTGGAGCTGCTCACCAAGCCGTCCCTGATCTTCCTCGACGAGCCCACCTCGGGTCTCGACCCGGGGCTGGACCGCCAGGTGATGACGATGCTCCGCGGCCTGGCCGACGAGGGCCGGACGGTCGCGGTGGTCACCCACTCGGTCGCCAACCTCCACCTCTGCGACCGGGTGCTGGTGCTCGCCCCGGGCGGGCGGACCGCCTACTTCGGACCGCCGGAGGAGGCCCTGCGCTTCTTCGGCCGGCCCGACTGGGCGGACGTCTTCCAGGACTTCGACGCCTTCCCCGACCTGGACTGGGCCGAACGCTACCGCGGCTCGATCCACTACCAGATGTTCGCCGCCGACATCGAGGCGCAGACCCCGTCCCCGCCGCGGTCCGGCGGGCCGGGCGGCGCCTCCGGCGGGCCCGGCCGGTCCGCCGGAGCGGCGCCCGCGCGGGTCGCCGCGCATCCGCCCAAACCGCAGAGCTGGCCCGCCCAGACCGCGACCCTCACCCGCCGGTACTGCGCGGTGATCGCCGCTGACCGCGGCTACGTCGGGCTGCTGGTCGCCCTGCCGCTGATCATGGGCCTGCTGGCGCTGGCCGTGCCGGCGGCCACCGGCTTCGGGCCGGCCTCGCAGGCCGGTGTCGCGCCGGGCTGCGCGCCCAACCGGAACACCGACGCCGTCTCGGTGCTGCTGGTCCTCGCCATCGGCGCCTGCCTGACCGGGACGGCGAACGCCGTCCGGGAGCTGGTCAAGGAGCGGGTGATCTACGAGCGGGAGCGGGCCACCGGGCTCTCCCGCTCGGCGTATCTCACCTCGAAGGTGCTGGTGCTGGGCGTGGTGACGGCGCTTCAGGGCCTGCTCCTCGCGGTGATCGGGCTCTTCGGGCGGCGGATGCCCGCCCACGGGCTGCGCGTCCAGCCGGCGGAGGCCGAGCTGGTGCTCGCGGTGGTGGTGCTGGCGGTGGTCTCGATGCTGATCGGCCTGGTGATCTCCTCGGTGGTGGCGACCGCGGAGAAGACCATGCCGCTGCTGGTGCTGGTGACGGTCTGCCAGGTGGTCTTCACCGGAACGGTCTTCCCGGTCTTCAACCAGGTGGGGCTGGCCCAGCTGGCCTGGCTCTCGCCGTCCCGGTGGGCGGTGGCCGCCCAGGCCGCCACCATCGACCTGCGGCGGATCGGGCCGCCGGTCGACCCCGCGCATCCGTCGTCCGTCGACCCGCTCTGGGCGCACACGGCGGGCCAGTGGACGGCGGACGCCGCCGTCCTCCTCGTACTGGGCCTGGGCTTCGCCCTGCTGACGTCCCGTCTGCTGCGCCGGCACGAGCCCGCCGTGATGCGCCGCCGCTGA